In Marinomonas posidonica IVIA-Po-181, a single window of DNA contains:
- a CDS encoding response regulator, with protein sequence MTSIPVMIVEDDLRASYVLENTINQHTAFSVVAACENLAEAQLKADAFEPELIMVDISLPDGNGLQLIQGLKTRHPHASFIMTTAERETKTIEQAIQLGVMDYLVKPIRMSRVQQALNDYLDFKQRLTKQEKIDQQDIDALFRKQSATDNSSRKTPKGIDENTLETLTEHLKHIDNTPFTADDIGEAVSLSRITARRYLEYLEAQGQVTMTLDYKTGGRPKQRYSKVL encoded by the coding sequence ATGTTCTAGAAAACACCATTAATCAGCACACAGCTTTCAGTGTCGTTGCGGCCTGTGAAAACCTCGCAGAGGCGCAATTAAAAGCCGATGCATTTGAGCCTGAACTGATCATGGTTGACATCAGTTTACCGGATGGCAATGGACTGCAATTGATTCAGGGTCTTAAAACCCGACACCCTCATGCAAGCTTCATTATGACCACGGCGGAACGTGAAACCAAAACCATCGAACAAGCTATTCAACTCGGCGTCATGGACTATCTCGTAAAACCCATTCGCATGTCACGTGTTCAGCAGGCGTTAAACGATTATCTAGATTTCAAACAACGCCTCACCAAGCAAGAGAAAATCGACCAACAAGACATAGATGCCCTGTTTCGTAAACAATCTGCGACGGACAATAGTAGCCGCAAAACCCCTAAAGGCATTGATGAAAATACTTTAGAGACGCTTACCGAGCACCTAAAACACATTGATAACACGCCTTTCACTGCCGATGATATTGGCGAGGCTGTCAGCCTAAGTCGCATCACAGCTCGTCGTTATTTGGAATATTTAGAAGCCCAAGGTCAGGTCACTATGACGCTCGATTACAAAACCGGCGGCCGTCCAAAGCAGCGTTATAGTAAGGTTCTCTGA